The Methanocella arvoryzae MRE50 genome includes a region encoding these proteins:
- a CDS encoding anaerobic ribonucleoside-triphosphate reductase activating protein — MQVYLGDIIPTSTLDWPGKVVLTVFFRGCPFRCPYCANPQFLEPDSGEPTDTERVIAEIDKARNFIDGVVFSGGEPLMQFAAFKTIAAHAKGLGLLVGAQTNGAYPERIGKLVEESLLDAVLLDVKAPPVPEKYLHAVGVPGRKETSDSVYGSVRLCNRLRSEGKLAYYEVRTTVFTGFSDTPEEIGAIAAELACDAYVIQQGRPEIAMDESVRKLVAIPRNELSELARSVKSERIKAVKVRTREMGDEIVSQRS; from the coding sequence ATGCAGGTCTATCTCGGGGACATCATCCCCACTTCCACGCTGGACTGGCCGGGCAAGGTAGTGCTCACCGTATTTTTCAGAGGCTGCCCGTTCCGGTGCCCGTACTGCGCTAACCCGCAGTTCCTGGAGCCGGATTCTGGAGAGCCGACAGACACGGAGAGAGTCATCGCCGAGATCGACAAGGCAAGGAATTTCATCGACGGCGTGGTGTTCTCTGGTGGGGAGCCGCTAATGCAGTTCGCCGCCTTCAAGACGATTGCAGCACATGCGAAGGGCCTCGGGCTGCTGGTGGGCGCGCAGACGAACGGCGCCTACCCGGAGAGGATCGGGAAGCTCGTCGAAGAAAGCCTGCTGGACGCGGTGCTGCTGGACGTCAAAGCGCCCCCGGTGCCTGAGAAGTACCTGCATGCGGTGGGAGTCCCGGGCAGGAAAGAGACGTCTGACTCAGTGTACGGCTCGGTCCGGCTCTGCAACAGGCTCCGCTCGGAGGGTAAACTCGCATATTATGAGGTCCGGACCACCGTTTTCACCGGCTTTTCAGATACCCCGGAGGAGATCGGTGCCATCGCCGCTGAGCTCGCCTGCGACGCTTACGTGATACAGCAGGGAAGGCCGGAGATCGCCATGGACGAGAGCGTCAGGAAGCTTGTCGCCATACCGAGAAATGAGCTTTCGGAGCTGGCCAGATCAGTGAAGAGCGAGCGGATAAAGGCCGTAAAAGTAAGAACGAGAGAGATGGGGGACGAGATCGTCTCCCAGAGAAGCTGA
- the nrdD gene encoding anaerobic ribonucleoside-triphosphate reductase: MASLNYNRPAGDGNLYIVKSDNRVELFDANKVVVSLIKSGVDYRLACDIVDDLQYRVHDGITTKALRTILLNIIDQKSPDAALRYKQSHEMYVRTSRGTLEPFDYKMIENSLVKETGITQESAMHVAKEVEAKLRKLKVNYLSAPLIREIVTVQLLEEGLEEARSKYTRLGMPVHDVTHLIEQGSKENANLHHNPETIHKFAGDQILREYLLVQVLPKHIADAHMRGDIHIHDADYFAVRPNCLQHDLSWFFENGLRVDGTGKHTSVAAPPKHAMVAALHAAKILASSQTNMAGGQSLDNFNIFMAPFFTGMSREEVKQVAQAFVYEMNMQYVARGGQVVFSNVDIELTIPKYLADKPAIGPKGKVMGTYKDYQDELYTFTDALLDVFIDGDALGKPHLFPNVIVKTRDSAFKDPQQKELLFKVHQLFSKYGTPYILNMLPDWQHDAVNSMGCRTRLSGDWADKQGYENPGMSTMRTGNIHYNTVNLPRIALEANGNDGKIFEILDSRLDLIREALEIKHDLVKKRLYENQILPFLTQKGRHGEDYYRFEDLTHTVGFVGLNELVQAHTGSMLHESQDAYDFGMDVIRYMRDWADSLSDITGWRWTLTQTPAESTAGRFARLDMKAFGARALVHGDRNTGGVYYTNSSHMPVDADISLFDRAKMEGKFHPVCNGGHITHLFLGEGTPDPAGLMSLTEKLCRNTSMGLFDYTRDLTTCRKCGTVAGGLLNSCPNCNANGKDLEYYSRITGYCQRIGSGDSAGGWNDAKIAELRDRKRYCIN; the protein is encoded by the coding sequence ATGGCTTCTCTGAATTATAACAGGCCCGCAGGGGATGGGAATCTTTACATAGTCAAGTCTGATAACCGCGTCGAGCTATTCGACGCCAACAAAGTCGTGGTAAGCCTGATCAAGTCAGGCGTGGACTACAGGCTTGCGTGTGACATAGTGGACGATCTGCAGTACAGGGTCCACGACGGCATCACCACGAAGGCGCTGCGCACCATCCTGCTCAACATCATCGACCAGAAGAGCCCGGACGCCGCCCTGCGGTACAAGCAGTCCCACGAGATGTACGTCAGGACGTCCAGGGGCACGCTGGAGCCCTTCGACTACAAGATGATCGAGAACTCCCTGGTCAAGGAGACCGGCATTACGCAGGAGTCGGCCATGCACGTGGCCAAGGAAGTCGAGGCCAAGCTGCGGAAGCTCAAGGTCAACTACCTGTCCGCGCCCCTGATCCGTGAGATCGTCACCGTCCAGCTGCTGGAAGAAGGCCTGGAAGAGGCCCGCTCTAAGTACACGAGGCTGGGCATGCCGGTCCACGACGTCACTCACCTGATAGAGCAGGGGAGCAAGGAGAACGCCAACCTGCACCACAACCCGGAGACTATCCACAAGTTCGCGGGCGACCAGATCCTGAGAGAATATTTACTGGTCCAGGTCCTGCCCAAGCACATCGCCGACGCCCACATGAGGGGCGATATTCACATTCACGACGCCGACTACTTCGCCGTGCGCCCCAACTGCCTGCAGCACGACCTCAGCTGGTTCTTCGAGAACGGCCTGAGGGTGGACGGCACCGGCAAGCACACATCGGTCGCGGCGCCCCCGAAGCACGCCATGGTGGCGGCTCTGCACGCGGCCAAGATCCTGGCCTCGTCCCAGACCAACATGGCCGGCGGCCAGTCGCTGGACAATTTCAACATATTCATGGCCCCCTTCTTCACTGGCATGTCCAGAGAGGAGGTCAAGCAGGTCGCGCAGGCCTTCGTCTACGAGATGAACATGCAGTACGTGGCCAGAGGCGGCCAGGTGGTCTTCTCCAACGTCGACATCGAGCTGACCATCCCGAAGTACCTCGCGGACAAGCCCGCCATCGGCCCGAAAGGCAAGGTCATGGGCACCTACAAGGACTACCAGGATGAGCTCTATACATTCACCGACGCCCTGCTGGACGTCTTCATCGACGGGGACGCACTGGGCAAGCCCCACCTGTTCCCCAACGTCATCGTCAAGACCAGAGACTCGGCGTTCAAGGACCCACAGCAGAAGGAACTCCTGTTCAAGGTCCACCAGCTCTTCTCCAAGTACGGCACGCCCTACATCCTCAACATGCTCCCGGACTGGCAGCACGATGCGGTCAACAGCATGGGCTGCAGGACCCGCCTCAGCGGCGACTGGGCGGACAAGCAGGGCTACGAAAACCCGGGCATGTCCACCATGAGAACGGGCAACATTCATTATAACACCGTCAACCTGCCCCGCATCGCCCTGGAGGCAAACGGCAACGACGGCAAGATTTTCGAGATCCTGGACAGCAGGCTGGACCTCATCAGGGAAGCCCTCGAGATCAAGCACGATCTGGTTAAGAAGAGGCTGTACGAGAACCAGATCCTGCCGTTCCTCACCCAGAAGGGCAGGCACGGAGAGGACTACTACCGCTTCGAAGACCTGACCCACACAGTCGGCTTCGTCGGCCTGAACGAATTAGTGCAGGCACATACCGGCAGCATGCTGCACGAGTCGCAGGACGCCTACGACTTCGGTATGGACGTGATCCGGTACATGAGGGACTGGGCTGACTCCCTGTCGGACATCACAGGCTGGAGATGGACGCTCACCCAGACGCCGGCCGAGTCGACGGCAGGCAGGTTCGCAAGGCTGGACATGAAGGCGTTCGGCGCCAGGGCCCTCGTCCACGGCGACAGGAACACGGGCGGAGTATACTATACCAACAGTTCCCACATGCCAGTCGACGCAGACATCTCGCTCTTCGACAGGGCAAAAATGGAAGGCAAGTTCCACCCGGTCTGTAACGGCGGCCACATCACCCACCTGTTCCTCGGCGAAGGCACCCCTGACCCGGCAGGCCTCATGAGCCTGACCGAAAAGCTGTGCCGCAACACCAGCATGGGCCTCTTCGACTATACGAGAGATCTGACCACCTGCCGGAAATGCGGCACCGTCGCCGGCGGCCTGCTCAACAGCTGCCCGAACTGCAATGCGAACGGCAAAGACCTGGAATACTACTCCAGGATCACCGGGTACTGCCAGCGCATCGGCAGCGGCGACAGCGCGGGCGGCTGGAATGATGCGAAGATTGCAGAGCTCCGGGACAGGAAGAGATACTGTATAAACTGA
- the radB gene encoding DNA repair and recombination protein RadB, translating into MNLISRLPTGAKPIDDLLGGGIETGTVTQIYGEPASGKTNICMQLAINTLRTGKRVIYIDTEGFSVERFSQIAGEDAHELARQVIIFTPLSFEEQFAAIKDAEKLIGQNVGLVILDSATAFYRIEREGKDGIRPMQELASQVTALLGMARKHGIPVVITNQIYTDIGSEEFRATGGKWLEHISKAIVELKRNGPGKRIAVLRKHRSLPEGITAEFTITGKGVE; encoded by the coding sequence ATGAATTTGATCAGCAGGCTTCCGACGGGCGCAAAGCCGATCGACGACCTTCTCGGCGGCGGCATCGAGACAGGGACGGTGACGCAGATCTACGGAGAGCCGGCCAGCGGTAAAACCAACATCTGCATGCAGCTGGCGATCAACACGCTCAGGACGGGCAAGCGGGTCATCTACATCGATACCGAAGGCTTTTCCGTAGAGCGCTTCAGCCAGATCGCGGGGGAGGACGCGCATGAGCTGGCGAGGCAGGTCATCATCTTTACGCCGCTGAGCTTCGAAGAGCAGTTCGCCGCTATCAAGGACGCTGAGAAACTCATCGGGCAGAACGTGGGGCTCGTCATCCTGGACTCGGCCACGGCCTTCTACCGCATCGAGCGGGAGGGCAAGGACGGCATCCGGCCGATGCAGGAGCTGGCCAGCCAGGTCACCGCGTTGCTGGGCATGGCCAGGAAACACGGCATACCCGTCGTCATCACCAACCAGATCTACACCGACATCGGCAGCGAGGAGTTCCGCGCCACCGGCGGCAAGTGGCTGGAGCACATCAGCAAGGCTATCGTGGAACTGAAGCGCAACGGGCCGGGGAAGAGGATCGCGGTGCTGAGAAAACACAGGTCCCTGCCCGAGGGCATCACGGCCGAGTTTACGATTACCGGCAAAGGCGTCGAATAA
- a CDS encoding YdeI/OmpD-associated family protein, translated as MARIDPDDGIPDSVYCATREEWREWLAENHDKRKSVWLIYYKKNSGKPRVSYDDAVDEAICFGWIDSTARKVDDERYAQKFTPRNARSEWSEINLRRAERLIAEGRMTEAGMARYRNPRKVRELHQVDERGEVVIPEDLLRAIQENPAASAYFGGLAQSHKKHYVRWINDARRPETRARRIVEAVSLLARNLKYGEK; from the coding sequence ATGGCAAGGATAGATCCTGACGACGGCATACCCGACAGCGTGTATTGTGCCACCAGAGAGGAGTGGAGGGAGTGGCTGGCCGAGAACCATGATAAAAGGAAATCGGTCTGGCTGATCTACTACAAGAAAAACTCCGGAAAGCCCCGGGTTTCGTACGATGATGCGGTTGATGAGGCTATCTGCTTCGGGTGGATCGACTCCACGGCCCGCAAGGTGGACGACGAGCGGTACGCCCAGAAATTCACCCCCAGGAACGCCCGCAGCGAATGGTCTGAGATCAATCTCCGCCGGGCAGAGAGGCTGATCGCCGAAGGCCGGATGACGGAGGCGGGAATGGCCAGATACCGGAACCCGCGCAAGGTCAGGGAACTCCACCAGGTGGACGAGCGTGGAGAAGTTGTGATCCCGGAGGACCTTTTACGGGCCATACAGGAGAACCCGGCAGCTTCCGCTTACTTCGGCGGGCTGGCCCAATCGCATAAGAAACATTACGTGCGCTGGATCAACGATGCCAGGAGGCCCGAAACCAGGGCCAGAAGAATCGTAGAAGCCGTATCGCTGCTCGCCCGGAACCTGAAATACGGCGAAAAATAG
- a CDS encoding nuclease-related domain-containing protein, producing MATLIGGSGAGDDLIRKLHESGVSRSCTTIRQVMERREAIDRAIEYERMRQNDLLEREIRSLRHKAMRRHIVDSLLFFRKSRKTEEIESRVNHLRANREAIVENSLMYLYREKDVLDRLTREYRSELKGYYGELLVMDSLKQLGDDYYVISDVKITRAYGHRFDGRMLKSARVDHIVVGRKGVYCIETKNWNSIKRTDDKPSPGEQARRASHLLYKYLKFTCGLSGVKVMGIVLYTNIALKGREDFVRFMRNDEIVPYLEARPDNIDEQTVREIVEHLKSRDIVFDDSHRGSLPDEEMEADNDPAESGRAAEAARSLSGESDVIAHGEEIT from the coding sequence ATGGCAACTTTGATTGGCGGCAGCGGAGCCGGAGACGACCTGATACGCAAGCTCCACGAGAGCGGCGTCTCCCGCAGCTGTACCACCATCCGCCAGGTGATGGAAAGAAGAGAGGCCATTGACAGGGCGATCGAGTACGAGCGCATGAGGCAGAACGATCTCCTCGAGCGCGAGATCCGAAGCCTCAGGCATAAGGCGATGCGCCGGCATATAGTCGACTCGTTGCTCTTCTTCAGGAAGAGCAGGAAAACCGAGGAGATCGAGAGCCGGGTAAACCACCTGAGGGCCAACCGGGAGGCTATCGTAGAGAACAGCCTCATGTACCTGTACCGGGAAAAAGACGTGCTGGACCGCCTCACCAGGGAGTACCGCAGCGAGCTGAAAGGCTACTACGGAGAGCTCCTCGTCATGGACTCGCTGAAGCAGCTGGGCGACGACTACTACGTGATCAGTGACGTTAAAATCACCAGAGCGTACGGGCACAGATTCGACGGCCGCATGCTCAAGTCAGCCAGGGTTGACCACATCGTGGTAGGGCGAAAAGGCGTCTACTGCATCGAGACCAAGAACTGGAACTCGATCAAGAGGACGGACGACAAGCCCTCCCCGGGGGAGCAAGCCCGCAGGGCTTCTCACCTGCTCTACAAGTACCTGAAATTTACCTGCGGCCTGTCCGGGGTGAAGGTGATGGGCATCGTGCTCTACACCAACATCGCCCTCAAAGGCAGGGAAGACTTCGTCCGCTTCATGCGGAACGACGAGATCGTCCCTTACCTCGAGGCGAGACCGGATAACATCGACGAACAGACGGTCAGGGAGATCGTAGAACACCTGAAAAGCAGGGACATCGTGTTCGACGACAGCCACAGGGGTAGCCTCCCGGACGAGGAAATGGAGGCAGATAATGACCCGGCGGAAAGCGGCCGGGCAGCGGAAGCCGCCAGAAGCCTCTCCGGTGAAAGCGATGTGATCGCTCATGGCGAAGAAATAACATAA
- a CDS encoding glycosyltransferase family 39 protein — MTVITVLAGVFTLRVWQVGDTRIFYEMAEVILRGGTPYVDYLDPKPPLIFFLLTLPLAIGHKLAGGLALVGLANFASAVIVLLLGWKLYGRKAGLLAAVLFAINFSLAEGYFIITEPFTVTFILLSAYFLICGPDHPLKKYLLAGISAGIAIGFKQYALLLLPLSIYLMWRKKEYSGFLPYMAGVAIPLAIMFGAIFLAYGVPAGEAALHWSFGVAGSYMTDGDVEGVPAYKIDDPVIALSWLVLGVSLFSPLLLFAGAALLDRKTSIVGEFFMLAGAAFAATLIIRPFLHYWALALPFIILLAASGLSVDMPRRTISLLKGLNDRAFLCLSGMVYALVLLVFALVSTILVDALWRPLEIMKFYGLADIVLKATNPYLHHFPQPALAEIDLYSAGQSAAGGIILAALLLLLAALVVTKIGMDIYGRRAGFLAGTTFTCCIAWVLGYLSVSDALAVLLLVASVYAAVNGTIMRYLLCGLCLGIAIALKPLAFLAFPALAFLAFRKGDLRSLPWLAAGTAAVPLAILSTAGLAIPGTAPGAGGISIGMLPFTAHEGGYIVTDPLIAMLNIAMSAVLITIILPVAAMALAKRPRSHYGECLLLAGGLMLLTLLASQYVHYWYLSLPFLSLACAGALLHSPEPGGGRP; from the coding sequence GTGACGGTGATCACCGTGCTCGCCGGCGTATTTACGCTCCGGGTCTGGCAGGTCGGGGATACCCGGATCTTCTACGAGATGGCGGAAGTCATCCTGCGAGGAGGGACGCCGTACGTCGATTACCTTGACCCTAAGCCGCCGCTCATCTTCTTCCTGCTCACCCTGCCCCTCGCCATAGGGCATAAGCTTGCAGGGGGGCTCGCCCTCGTAGGCCTGGCCAACTTCGCCAGCGCTGTAATCGTCCTGCTGCTGGGCTGGAAGCTCTACGGGAGAAAGGCCGGCCTGCTAGCCGCCGTGCTGTTCGCGATCAACTTTTCGCTGGCCGAAGGGTACTTCATCATCACCGAGCCCTTCACCGTCACCTTCATTCTTCTGTCAGCGTACTTCCTGATCTGCGGCCCGGATCATCCCCTGAAAAAGTACCTGCTGGCGGGCATTTCCGCGGGGATCGCCATCGGCTTCAAGCAGTATGCGCTGTTGCTGCTGCCTCTTTCCATATACCTCATGTGGCGGAAGAAAGAGTACTCCGGTTTTCTCCCCTACATGGCAGGCGTGGCCATCCCGCTCGCGATCATGTTCGGGGCGATCTTCCTGGCCTACGGTGTTCCCGCCGGAGAAGCGGCGCTGCACTGGAGCTTCGGCGTAGCCGGCTCCTACATGACTGATGGCGACGTGGAAGGCGTGCCAGCCTACAAGATTGACGACCCGGTCATCGCTCTCTCCTGGCTGGTGCTGGGGGTCAGCCTCTTCAGCCCGCTGCTCCTGTTTGCGGGCGCTGCGCTCCTGGACAGGAAGACGTCTATAGTCGGGGAATTCTTCATGCTGGCGGGAGCGGCTTTTGCCGCTACCCTGATCATCAGGCCTTTCCTCCACTACTGGGCGCTGGCGCTGCCCTTCATCATACTCCTCGCCGCATCAGGGCTCTCCGTCGATATGCCCCGCAGGACAATCTCTTTGTTAAAGGGCTTGAACGACCGGGCTTTCCTCTGCCTGTCAGGCATGGTCTACGCCCTCGTCCTGCTGGTCTTCGCGCTGGTGAGCACTATTCTGGTGGACGCCCTGTGGCGGCCGCTGGAGATCATGAAGTTCTACGGGCTGGCAGACATCGTGCTGAAGGCGACTAACCCTTACCTGCACCACTTCCCGCAGCCGGCGCTGGCCGAAATCGATCTCTACTCCGCAGGGCAGAGCGCTGCAGGAGGCATAATCCTGGCCGCCCTCCTGCTGCTCCTGGCCGCCCTCGTCGTTACGAAGATCGGCATGGACATCTACGGCAGGAGAGCCGGCTTCCTGGCCGGAACTACGTTCACCTGCTGCATTGCATGGGTTCTCGGATACCTGAGCGTATCGGACGCGCTCGCCGTGCTGCTCCTCGTCGCATCGGTGTACGCAGCCGTTAACGGCACAATCATGCGGTACCTGCTCTGCGGGCTTTGCCTCGGGATCGCAATTGCCCTGAAGCCGCTGGCCTTCCTGGCATTTCCGGCACTGGCCTTCCTGGCCTTCCGGAAGGGCGATCTGCGGAGCCTGCCCTGGCTAGCCGCAGGGACAGCCGCAGTGCCTCTGGCAATCCTGTCGACCGCTGGGCTGGCCATCCCCGGAACGGCCCCGGGAGCAGGGGGCATCTCAATCGGCATGCTGCCGTTTACCGCTCACGAGGGCGGATACATAGTCACTGACCCGCTCATAGCCATGCTGAACATTGCCATGAGCGCGGTGCTGATCACCATCATCCTGCCGGTGGCCGCAATGGCGCTGGCGAAGAGGCCCCGTTCTCACTATGGTGAGTGCCTGCTATTAGCGGGCGGGCTGATGCTGCTGACACTGTTGGCCAGCCAGTACGTCCACTACTGGTATCTGTCTCTCCCGTTCCTCTCGCTGGCCTGCGCCGGAGCGCTTCTGCATTCCCCGGAGCCAGGCGGGGGCAGACCGTAA
- a CDS encoding glycosyltransferase family 39 protein has product MKAEARVSQEQPDRLINISDRQYFACCILLFALIIGTIVVASSLFMTSAWTTYDTARFYAMADVIVKGATPYLDFQDPKPPLIFFTLALPTLLGQKYLGGLILVGLCNLASAILVTKMACELYGRFSGFIAGLLFTVNIAFAQGYFILTEPFTVTFILLATYLAGFTEKKHYLWAGISAGIAIGFKQYALLSVPLLAFLMWRNGDLRKVPSLLAGVLLPLIVIFAAIFLHYGVEAGVASLNWSFGVAATYLTEENMGTVTSYRTTDPLMLCANLAMAASVFTSLLVFALAGVVKDRRLDALEQYFLLSAVGFALTLAIRQYLHYWVLALPFFAFLCARQFRNGR; this is encoded by the coding sequence ATGAAAGCAGAGGCCCGGGTATCTCAGGAGCAGCCTGACAGGCTGATCAACATTTCCGACAGGCAGTACTTCGCCTGCTGCATCCTTCTCTTCGCCTTGATTATCGGCACCATAGTCGTCGCCTCCTCGCTCTTCATGACCAGCGCGTGGACGACCTACGACACGGCCCGGTTCTACGCCATGGCGGACGTCATCGTCAAAGGGGCCACGCCCTACCTGGACTTCCAGGACCCGAAGCCGCCCCTCATATTCTTCACCCTCGCGCTGCCGACGCTATTGGGCCAGAAGTACCTCGGCGGCCTCATCCTGGTGGGCCTATGCAACCTGGCCAGCGCCATCCTCGTCACGAAGATGGCATGCGAACTTTACGGCCGGTTCTCCGGCTTCATCGCAGGCCTGCTCTTCACCGTCAACATCGCCTTCGCCCAGGGCTACTTCATCCTGACCGAGCCGTTCACCGTCACCTTCATCCTGCTCGCCACTTACCTGGCCGGCTTCACTGAAAAGAAACACTATCTCTGGGCAGGCATTTCTGCGGGGATCGCCATCGGCTTCAAGCAGTACGCGCTACTCTCTGTGCCGCTGCTTGCCTTCCTGATGTGGCGTAACGGCGACCTCAGAAAGGTGCCATCCCTGCTGGCCGGCGTCCTGCTGCCGTTAATAGTAATCTTCGCCGCCATCTTCCTCCACTACGGCGTCGAGGCCGGCGTGGCCTCTCTCAACTGGAGCTTCGGCGTGGCGGCGACTTATTTGACAGAGGAGAACATGGGCACAGTGACCAGCTACCGGACAACTGACCCGCTCATGCTGTGCGCCAACCTCGCCATGGCCGCCAGCGTGTTCACGTCCCTGCTTGTATTCGCGCTGGCTGGCGTCGTCAAAGACCGCCGGCTCGATGCCCTTGAGCAGTATTTCCTGCTCTCCGCAGTGGGCTTCGCGCTCACCCTCGCCATCCGCCAGTACCTGCACTACTGGGTGCTGGCGCTCCCGTTTTTCGCCTTCCTGTGCGCCAGGCAGTTCAGGAACGGCCGGTGA
- a CDS encoding transposase, with protein sequence MEDLSEKLFFSSDQLFVFLGRMSIEEITCGVNLLLYHSFKLLWKRAVQYCPDIVDSPVLLAIDTTDKRYYGVDNEYVHRTLKMEGRKKKRVSVLRYASISIVAKNFKFTLGVTPKKSDEPLDRVVERLLKLVPEELSVFAVLMDKGFYLSSVMKTVDKQGYKYIIPVKQYGSMSLLYRLLELTGVSHWKYTMRGGESLEYTYDVYLEDLGIEAYCGFATNLPVTRMSFTILAEAYANRWNIENGYKETKEYTIKTNSRNHGYRTLVFGLSHLILNLHGIMKKTHQKAKITVNQMKNMLKQFLERILQLPKRPDNMISKHLKVAW encoded by the coding sequence ATGGAGGATTTGTCTGAAAAATTGTTTTTCAGCAGCGATCAACTCTTTGTATTCTTGGGGCGGATGAGTATTGAAGAGATCACTTGCGGGGTGAACCTGCTTCTGTATCATTCTTTCAAGTTGTTATGGAAAAGAGCGGTTCAGTATTGTCCGGATATCGTGGATTCACCGGTCCTCTTGGCTATTGATACTACGGATAAACGGTATTATGGAGTCGATAATGAATATGTGCATCGTACTTTGAAGATGGAGGGGCGGAAGAAGAAACGGGTTAGTGTTCTCCGGTATGCCTCGATCAGTATCGTGGCGAAGAACTTTAAATTCACTTTGGGGGTTACGCCTAAAAAGAGTGATGAACCCCTGGACCGGGTGGTGGAACGACTTTTAAAGTTGGTCCCGGAGGAACTCAGTGTTTTCGCAGTGCTCATGGATAAAGGATTCTACCTGAGCAGTGTTATGAAAACAGTGGACAAGCAGGGTTACAAGTACATTATACCGGTGAAACAGTATGGTAGCATGTCCCTCCTGTACCGGTTGTTAGAGCTTACCGGAGTGTCTCATTGGAAGTACACGATGCGTGGTGGGGAGTCTTTGGAGTACACGTATGACGTGTACCTCGAGGATCTTGGAATTGAAGCGTACTGTGGCTTCGCTACCAACCTCCCGGTAACCAGGATGAGTTTCACAATTCTTGCTGAAGCGTACGCTAACCGTTGGAATATCGAGAACGGGTATAAAGAGACTAAGGAGTACACGATAAAAACAAACAGTCGGAATCACGGTTACCGCACCTTAGTATTCGGTTTAAGCCACCTAATCCTGAACCTGCACGGCATCATGAAAAAGACACATCAAAAAGCAAAGATCACTGTTAACCAGATGAAAAACATGCTGAAACAATTTTTGGAAAGAATTTTACAACTACCTAAGAGACCAGACAACATGATCTCAAAACACCTAAAAGTTGCCTGGTAA
- a CDS encoding LarC family nickel insertion protein — MRLLKCLIFDPYCGASEQMILGALLGCGADEWRVKSAVEGLCGAPLKVEGYGNGQTLAVISERDAKVWPGFLTGEEALGKLNVMHENQPIRIDAMNIVRRILEVRGGPGKDSPGISIASVAMIAGICTAYDDLGRPQIRSTPVAMGGGMIDTECGKMPVPRPEVLSVLNGSKLLTQGGPFDGELLTLEAAAILAYYVKEAGRYYPEHRLISAGYGKGYFELPVPNLLRAVLCEVDDALIGDRIELLETNVDDVTGEVLGNLIEELLAMGARDVSILPATMKKGRSGQLIRVVAKAEDGPALSRRIMLETGTLGVRVIPVKHRYIAKREIKVIKVTIENNEYNMRFKVASDMNGTVLDLSVEYDDAKMIARELSIPLKTVMRKAETQAWQKYDASGGKL; from the coding sequence TTGAGACTGTTGAAGTGCCTGATCTTTGATCCTTATTGCGGGGCGAGCGAGCAGATGATCCTGGGAGCGCTGCTCGGCTGCGGGGCAGACGAGTGGCGGGTGAAGAGCGCCGTGGAAGGCCTGTGCGGAGCGCCGCTGAAGGTAGAGGGCTACGGCAATGGCCAGACGCTGGCCGTGATCAGCGAGCGGGACGCCAAAGTATGGCCCGGCTTTCTGACTGGGGAAGAGGCGCTGGGCAAGCTGAACGTGATGCACGAGAACCAGCCGATCAGGATCGACGCGATGAACATCGTCCGCAGGATACTCGAGGTCAGGGGCGGCCCCGGCAAGGACAGCCCGGGCATCAGCATCGCTTCCGTGGCCATGATCGCCGGCATCTGCACGGCTTACGATGATCTCGGAAGGCCTCAGATCCGCTCGACTCCCGTGGCCATGGGAGGGGGCATGATCGATACCGAATGCGGTAAAATGCCAGTGCCCCGGCCAGAGGTCCTGTCAGTCCTCAACGGCTCGAAGCTCCTCACCCAGGGAGGCCCCTTCGACGGGGAGCTGCTCACCCTCGAAGCGGCCGCGATTCTCGCCTACTATGTGAAGGAGGCCGGCCGGTACTACCCGGAGCACCGGCTGATCTCGGCCGGGTATGGCAAGGGCTATTTCGAGCTGCCCGTGCCCAATCTGCTGCGGGCGGTCCTGTGCGAAGTGGACGACGCGCTGATCGGGGACCGGATAGAGCTGCTGGAGACCAACGTGGACGACGTCACCGGCGAGGTACTCGGCAACCTGATCGAGGAGCTGCTCGCCATGGGCGCGAGGGACGTGAGCATCCTGCCGGCCACCATGAAGAAAGGCAGGAGCGGGCAGCTCATCAGGGTCGTGGCCAAGGCAGAAGACGGGCCCGCACTATCGAGGAGAATCATGCTGGAGACAGGCACCCTCGGTGTCCGGGTCATACCGGTCAAGCACCGGTACATAGCGAAGCGGGAGATTAAGGTCATCAAAGTCACGATCGAAAATAATGAGTATAACATGCGCTTCAAGGTCGCCTCGGACATGAACGGCACAGTCCTCGATCTATCCGTCGAGTACGACGACGCCAAAATGATCGCCAGAGAGCTGTCCATACCCCTCAAGACGGTGATGCGCAAGGCCGAGACCCAGGCGTGGCAGAAGTACGATGCCTCCGGCGGGAAACTTTAA